The Pseudarthrobacter sulfonivorans genome includes a window with the following:
- a CDS encoding Na+/H+ antiporter subunit E, with protein MSRRRISLRQELPLLVWLVIVWGALWQDFSPGNLLFGALLAVLVARMFYLPPVEVSGRFNILHAAPFALRFLGRVAAASIEVMYLAAVRGPKVISAVVAVPLRSHQDLMVTAVGHVISLIPGSLVVEVDRSTSTLYLHALNVSSSEEVENLRKEVRSIEAGLIRIMGTREELEAIRQEAAA; from the coding sequence ATGAGCCGCCGGCGGATTTCCCTGCGCCAGGAGCTTCCCCTGCTGGTCTGGCTGGTGATTGTCTGGGGCGCGCTCTGGCAGGACTTCAGCCCCGGCAACCTGCTCTTCGGCGCGTTGCTGGCTGTGCTCGTGGCGAGGATGTTCTACCTGCCGCCGGTGGAAGTCAGCGGCCGCTTCAACATCCTGCACGCCGCGCCCTTCGCCCTGCGGTTCCTCGGCCGGGTGGCGGCAGCGAGCATCGAGGTCATGTACCTGGCGGCCGTCCGCGGACCGAAGGTGATCAGCGCCGTCGTCGCTGTCCCGCTGCGCAGCCACCAGGACCTGATGGTCACCGCCGTGGGGCACGTGATCTCGCTGATCCCGGGCTCCCTGGTGGTGGAGGTGGACCGGTCAACGTCCACCCTGTACCTCCACGCGCTCAACGTCAGCAGCTCGGAAGAGGTCGAGAACCTGCGCAAGGAAGTTCGCTCCATCGAAGCGGGCCTGATCAGGATCATGGGCACCCGCGAAGAACTCGAAGCAATCCGGCAGGAGGCCGCAGCATGA
- the mnhG gene encoding monovalent cation/H(+) antiporter subunit G produces MNPEASVVDNVIDTVSAVFLVVGALMSLAAAVGLLRFPDLLSRMHAATKPQVLGLFLLLAAIGLQLRTWWVWPVLLVAWIFQLLTVPVSAHMVGRAGYRTKHLHRELLSSDELEAVVQKAAQSARDESSRDEASDGGRRD; encoded by the coding sequence ATGAATCCTGAGGCCAGCGTGGTTGACAACGTCATCGATACTGTGTCGGCGGTGTTCCTGGTGGTGGGTGCCCTTATGTCGCTCGCCGCCGCCGTGGGCCTGCTCCGCTTCCCGGACCTGCTGAGCCGCATGCACGCGGCCACCAAGCCCCAGGTGCTGGGGCTGTTCCTGCTCCTGGCGGCCATCGGCCTGCAGCTGCGCACCTGGTGGGTGTGGCCGGTGCTGCTGGTGGCCTGGATCTTCCAGCTGCTGACGGTGCCGGTTTCCGCCCACATGGTGGGCCGCGCCGGTTACCGGACCAAACACCTGCACCGTGAGCTGCTCAGCTCCGATGAACTCGAAGCCGTGGTTCAGAAGGCGGCCCAGTCGGCCCGGGATGAGTCATCCCGGGATGAAGCGTCCGACGGCGGCCGGCGGGACTGA
- a CDS encoding monovalent cation/H+ antiporter complex subunit F: protein MMQTVLAVTAVILSLAAAGAIIRISRGPSLLDRVLASDVLLAILGAALCIDMAVNRHLNNLMLLVALSVVGFIGSVTVARYVADRREQANES, encoded by the coding sequence ATGATGCAGACCGTCCTGGCTGTCACGGCAGTCATTCTTTCGCTGGCAGCCGCAGGAGCCATCATCAGGATCTCCCGCGGCCCGTCGCTGCTGGACAGGGTGCTGGCCTCCGACGTCCTGCTCGCGATCCTCGGTGCGGCCCTGTGCATCGACATGGCCGTCAACCGGCACCTGAACAACCTGATGCTGCTGGTGGCGCTGTCCGTGGTCGGCTTCATCGGGTCGGTTACCGTTGCGCGCTACGTGGCCGACCGGCGGGAGCAAGCCAATGAATCCTGA
- a CDS encoding DUF4235 domain-containing protein: MNLFIKLLGTAISLGAGFVGTKVVNTVWEKSTGRKPPTGKDEDTPTTLRSALTFALISASVSTIIQVLANRGTQRAITRFAKSQDIV; the protein is encoded by the coding sequence ATGAACCTGTTCATCAAGCTGCTCGGCACTGCAATCAGCCTCGGCGCCGGATTCGTCGGCACGAAGGTGGTCAATACCGTGTGGGAAAAGTCCACCGGCCGGAAGCCTCCCACCGGCAAGGACGAAGACACTCCCACCACCCTGCGCTCGGCCCTGACGTTCGCGCTCATTTCGGCCTCGGTCAGCACCATCATCCAGGTGCTCGCCAACCGCGGCACGCAGCGGGCCATCACCCGCTTCGCCAAGTCCCAGGACATCGTCTAA